A stretch of the Malus sylvestris chromosome 10, drMalSylv7.2, whole genome shotgun sequence genome encodes the following:
- the LOC126586845 gene encoding uncharacterized mitochondrial protein AtMg00810-like: protein MRAFGYRQSNSDHTLFLKRQNGKLTSLIVYVDDMVVTGNDPEECAALQRYLSTEFEMKDLGSLKYFLGIEVSISSSGIFLSQRKYIIDLLHETGMSACQPVATPLEEGLKLSVDPNQVPVDKGSYLRLVGCLMYLAHTRPDLAYALSVVSQYMHDPGEQHMNAVMRILRYLKGSPGKGILFKRNNHFSVEGYTDADWAGSIDDRRSTSGYFTFVGGNLVTWRSKKQNVVARSSEEAEYRVMSLEKL from the exons ATGAGAGCATTTGGTTACAGACAAAGTAACtctgatcatactttgttcctGAAAAGACAGAATGGGAAGCTTACTTCACTTATTGTGTATGTAGACGATATGGTGGTAACAGGTAATGATCCGGAAGAATGTGCGGCCTTGCAAAGATACCTGTCTacagaatttgaaatgaaggaccttggatccctgaaatattttttagggaTTGAGGTGTCGATAAGCAGTTCTGGAATTTTTTTGTCTCAGAGgaagtatattattgatttgttgcacgAAACTGGCATGTCAGCTTGTCAGCCAGTAGCTACACCATTAGAAGAAGGATTGAAGCTTAGTGTTGATCCTAATCAAGTACCAGTTGACAAAGGAAGTTACCTAAGGTTAGTAGGCTGTTTGATGTATTTGGCACACACAAGACCGGACCTTGCTTATGCCTTGAGTGTAGTGagtcaatacatgcatgatcCTGGAGAACAACATATGAATGCCGTGATGAGAATATTGCGATATTTGAAGGGAAGTCCGGGTAAAGGAATTTTGTTTAAGAGGAATAATCACTTTAGTGTTGAAGGTTATACTGATGCAGACTGGGCAGGTTCCATTGATGATAGACGCTCAACATCAGGTTACTTTACGTTTGTTGGGGGTAACTTGGTtacatggagaagtaagaaacagAATGTGGTTGCCCGTTCCAGTGAAGAAGCAGAATACAGAG TCATGAGCTTGGAGAAGTTGTAG